One genomic region from Torulaspora delbrueckii CBS 1146 chromosome 4, complete genome encodes:
- the FKS1 gene encoding 1,3-beta-D-glucan synthase (similar to Saccharomyces cerevisiae GSC2 (YGR032W) and FKS1 (YLR342W); ancestral locus Anc_4.173) gives MSYNGHPSGNQPPYGEQPPYGEQPAYDEYGQPIYASNDAYYDPNVSGDPYGNYDPDQMDYSAGPDGLYNQPRGPGQQPENFSDFSSYGPPGTPGYDSYAGNGQYTPSQMSYGEPRSSGASTPIYGGEGYDPAAIAMALPNEPYPAWTADNQSPVAIEQIEDIFIDLTNRFGFQRDSMRNMFDHFMTLLDSRASRMSPEQALLSVHADYVGGDTANYKKWYFAAQLDMDDDVGFRNMSLGKLSRKARKAKKKNKKAIEESNPEDTEATLNQLEGDNSLEAADFRWKAKMNQMSPLEKVRQIALYLLCWGEANQVRFTSECLCFIYKCALDYLDSPLCQQRAEPMPEGDFLNRVISPLYRFLRDQVYQIVDGRFVKREKDHNRIIGYDDVNQLFWYPEGIAKIVFEDGTRLIDLGVEERYLRLGDVVWDDVFFKTFKETRSWLHMVTNFNRIWVIHASVYWMYAAYNAPTFYTHNYQQLVDNQPVPAYRWGSAALGGALASLIQMFATICEWTFVPRNWAGAQHLTRRFLLICVIFGINLGPIIFVFAYEKDTVYSTAGHAVAAVTFFIAVGTIIFFAIMPLGGLFTPYMKKSTRRYVASQTFTASFAPLTGIDMWLSYLVWVTVFAAKYAESYFFLILSLRDPVRILSTMTMRCTGETWWGAKLCRQQPKIVLGLMIATDFVLFFLDTYLWYIIVNTVFSVGKSFWLGISILTPWRNIFTRLPKRIYSKILATTDMEIKYKPKVLISQVWNAIVISMYREHLLAIDHVQKLLYHQVPSEIEGKRTLRAPTFFVSQDDNNFETEFFPRNSEAERRISFFAQSLSTPIPEPLPVDNMPTFTVLTPHYAERILLSLREIIREDDQFSRVTLLEYLKQLHPVEWECFVKDTKILAEETAAYEGAEEGGDKEDALKSQIDDLPFYCIGFKSAAPEYTLRTRIWASLRSQTLYRTVSGFMNYARAIKLLYRVENPEIVQMFGGNAEGLERELEKMARRKFKFLVSMQRLAKFKPHELENAEFLLRAYPDLQIAYLDEEPPLNEGEDPRIYSALIDGHCEILENGRRRPKFRIQLSGNPILGDGKSDNQNHALIFYRGEYIQLIDANQDNYLEECLKIRSVLAEFEELNVEMVNPYAPDLKYEEQITNHPVAIVGAREYIFSENSGVLGDVAAGKEQTFGTLFARTLAQIGGKLHYGHPDFINATYMTTRGGVSKAQKGLHLNEDIYAGMNAVLRGGRIKHCEYYQCGKGRDLGFGTILNFTTKIGAGMGEQMLSREYYYLGTQLPIDRFLSFYYAHPGFHLNNLFIQLSLQLFMLTLVNMNSLAHESIICKYDKFKPIYDPLYPLGCYNLSPVIDWVRRYTLSIFIVFFIAFIPIVIQELIERGLWKATQRFFRHILSLSPMFEVFAGQIYSAALLSDLSVGGARYISTGRGFATARIPFSILYSRFAGSAIYMGSRSMLMLLFSTIAHWQAPLLWFWASLSSLMFSPFLFNPHQFSWEDFFLDYRDYIRWLSRGNNKYHRNSWIGYVRMSRSRITGFKRKMIGDESEKAAGDAHRAHRTNLIFSEIIPCAVYAAGCFVAFTFINAQTGVKTTDADRVNSTLRVIICTLAPIVIDLGVLFFCMGMSCCSGPLFGMCCKKTGSVMAGIAHGIAVVIHIAFFIVMWVLEGFNFARMLLGVVTCIQCQRLIFQCITVFMLTREFKNDHANTAFWTGKWYGSGMGYMAWTQPSREMAAKVVELSEFAADFVLGHVLLFCQLPLLIIPGIDKFHSIMLFWLKPSRQIRPPIYSLKQTRLRKRMVKKYSALYYIILLLFAACIVGPAVASSKVDQNIGSSLTGTFANLVQPRNRTNDDTGSTMTTQSGHYYSSTPSIASYSTIK, from the coding sequence ATGTCCTATAACGGCCATCCAAGCGGTAACCAACCGCCCTATGGCGAACAACCGCCCTATGGGGAACAACCAGCCTACGATGAGTATGGCCAACCTATCTACGCATCGAACGATGCTTACTATGATCCAAATGTGTCAGGTGACCCATATGGCAACTATGATCCAGACCAGATGGACTACAGCGCTGGTCCAGATGGACTCTATAACCAGCCTCGTGGTCCAGGTCAACAACCTGAGAATTTCTCGGATTTTAGCAGTTATGGTCCACCCGGTACTCCCGGTTACGATTCCTACGCTGGGAATGGTCAATATACACCTTCGCAGATGAGTTATGGTGAGCCTAGATCTTCTGGTGCTTCCACTCCTATCTACGGAGGTGAAGGGTATGATCCTGCTGCTATTGCCATGGCTCTGCCCAACGAACCATATCCTGCTTGGACTGCTGATAATCAGTCTCCAGTGGCTATTGAACAGATCGAAGATattttcatcgatttgaCCAATAGATTTGGTTTCCAAAGAGACTCTATGAGAAACATGTTTGATCATTTTATGACTCTTTTGGATTCTCGTGCTTCGAGAATGTCTCCAGAACAAGCTCTATTGTCTGTCCATGCGGATTATGTTGGTGGTGATACTGCTAACTacaagaaatggtattTCGCTGCACAACTGGAtatggatgatgatgtggGTTTCAGAAATATGTCTCTCGGTAAATTGTCTAGAAAGGCAAgaaaggcaaagaagaagaataagaaaGCTATCGAAGAAAGTAACCCTGAAGATACAGAGGCTACTCTGAACCAATTGGAAGGTGACAACTCTTTGGAAGCAGCGGATTTCAGATGGAAGGCAAAGATGAATCAGATGTCACCTCTTGAAAAAGTACGTCAAATTGCTCTGTATTTGCTGTGTTGGGGTGAAGCTAACCAGGTCAGATTCACTTCCGAATGTCTGTGTTTCATTTACAAGTGTGCTTTGGATTATTTGGATTCGCCTTTGTGTCAACAAAGAGCTGAACCAATGCCAGAAGGTGATTTCCTAAATAGAGTCATCTCTCCACTTTACCGTTTCTTAAGAGAtcaagtttatcaaattgtCGATGGTCGCTTCGTTAAGCGCGAAAAAGATCATAACAGAATTATCGGTTACGATGATGTCAACCAATTGTTCTGGTATCCAGAAGGTATTGCAAAGATcgtctttgaagatggtaCTAGATTGATTGATCTTGGTGTCGAAGAACGTTATTTGAGATTAGGTGATGTAGTTTGGGATGATGTTTTCTTTaagactttcaaagagactCGTTCTTGGTTGCACATGGTTACCAATTTCAACCGTATTTGGGTCATTCATGCTTCAGTTTACTGGATGTATGCTGCTTATAACGCTCCAACTTTTTACACTCACAACTATCAACAATTGGTCGATAACCAGCCTGTACCAGCGTACAGATGGGGTTCGGCTGCTTTAGGTGGTGCTTTGGCATCTCTGATTCAGATGTTCGCTACTATCTGTGAATGGACTTTTGTTCCCAGAAATTGGGCTGGTGCTCAACATTTGACTCGTCGTTTTCTATTAATCTGTGTGATCTTCGGTATTAATTTGGGTCCAATTATCTTTGTCTTTGCTTATGAAAAGGATACCGTTTATTCTACAGCAGGCCATGCCGTTGCAGCGGTGACGTTCTTTATCGCTGTCGGTAcaatcatcttcttcgcaaTCATGCCATTAGGTGGGTTGTTCACTCCTTAtatgaagaaatcaactaGACGTTACGTTGCATCTCAAACTTTTACTGCTTCTTTCGCACCATTGACAGGTATCGATATGTGGCTATCCTACTTGGTTTGGGTCACTGTCTTTGCAGCCAAATACGCAGAATcctatttcttcttgattttgtcGTTGAGAGATCCAGTCAGAATTTTGTCCACAATGACCATGAGATGTACCGGTGAAACCTGGTGGGGCGCTAAGCTTTGTAGACAACAACCAAAGATCGTCCTAGGTTTAATGATCGCTACTGATTTCGTGCTGTTCTTCTTGGATACCTATTTGTGGTATATTATCGTTAACACCGTCTTCTCCGTCGGTAAGTCCTTCTGGTTAGGTATTTCTATCTTAACACCATGGAGAAATATCTTCACCAGATTACCAAAGAGAATTTACTCCAAGATCTTGGCTACCACCGACATGGAAATTAAGTACAAGCCAAAGGTGTTGATCTCCCAAGTTTGGAACGCTATCGTGATCTCCATGTACAGAGAACATCTGTTGGCTATTGACCATGTTCAAAAATTGCTATATCACCAAGTTCCTTCTGAGATTGAAGGTAAGAGAACCTTGAGAGCTCCAACTTTCTTTGTTTCTCAGGATGATaacaattttgaaactgagttttttccaagaaattctgAAGCTGAGAGACgtatctctttcttcgcTCAATCTTTGTCTACTCCTATCCCTGAACCTTTGCCCGTTGATAACATGCCAACTTTCACCGTGTTGACTCCTCACTACGCTGAAAGAATCCTGCTGTCTTTGAGAGAAATTATTCGTGAAGATGATCAATTCTCAAGAGTCACTCTattggaatatttgaaaCAATTGCACCCTGTCGAGTGGGAATGTTTTGTTAAGGATACCAAAATCTTGGCTGAGGAAACAGCTGCATACGAGGGCGCTGAAGAAGGTGGTGATAAGGAAGACGCTTTGAAATCacaaattgatgatttgcCATTTTACTGTATTGGTTTCAAATCTGCTGCTCCAGAATACACTTTGCGTACACGTATTTGGGCTTCTTTGAGATCACAAACTTTATACCGTACCGTCTCTGGGTTCATGAATTATGCAAGAGCCATCAAACTGTTATACCGTGTTGAAAATCCTGAGATTGTTCAAATGTTCGGTGGTAACGCTGAAGGTTTGGAAagagaattggaaaaaatggcaagaagaaagttcaAGTTCTTGGTCTCCATGCAAAGATTGGCCAAGTTTAAACCACATGAATTGGAAAATGCTGAATTCTTGTTGAGAGCTTACCCAGATTTACAAATTGCttatttggatgaagaaccTCCATTAAACGAAGGTGaagatccaagaatttaCTCTGCTTTGATCGATGGTCACtgtgaaattttggagaaCGGGCGTAGACGTCCTAAATTCAGAATTCAATTGTCTGGTAACCCTATTCTTGGTGATGGTAAATCTGATAATCAAAATCAtgctttgatcttttaCAGAGGTGAATacattcaattgatcgatgcTAACCAGGATAACTATCTGGAAGAATGTTTGAAGATTAGATCTGTCTTGGCTGaattcgaagaattgaacgTCGAGATGGTAAACCCTTACGCTCCGGATCTAAAATACGAAGAGCAAATCACTAACCATCCAGTGGCTATTGTCGGTGCTAGAGAATACATTTTCTCTGAAAACTCTGGTGTTCTTGGTGATGTTGCAGCTGGTAAGGAACAAACTTTTGGTACTTTGTTCGCACGTACTTTGGCTCAAATTGGTGGTAAACTGCATTACGGTCACCCCGATTTTATCAATGCCACTTACATGACGACAAGAGGTGGTGTCTCTAAGGCACAGAAGGGTCTACATCTGAACGAAGATATTTATGCTGGTATGAACGCGGTGTTGCGTGGTGGTCGTATCAAGCACTGTGAATATTATCAATGTGGTAAAGGTAGAGATTTGGGTTTCGGTacaattttgaatttcacCACCAAGATTGGTGCTGGTATGGGTGAACAAATGCTTTCGCGTGAATACTACTACTTGGGTACCCAATTACCAATTGATCGTTTCCTGTCCTTCTACTATGCTCACCCTGGTTTCcatttgaacaacttgTTCATTCAATTGTCGTTGCAATTGTTCATGTTGACTTTAGTTAATATGAATTCTTTGGCCCACGAATCCATCATTTGTAAGTATGACAAGTTCAAGCCAATCTACGATCCTTTGTATCCCCTCGGCTGTTACAACTTATCTCCTGTCATTGATTGGGTAAGACGTTACACACTTTctatcttcatcgtcttctttATTGCTTTCATTCCTATTGTAATTCAAGAGTTGATCGAACGTGGATTGTGGAAGGCTACTCAAAGATTTTTCCGTCACATCCTCTCCTTATCTCCTATGTTTGAAGTGTTTGCTGGTCAAATTTATTCTGCCGCTTTATTGAGTGATTTGAGTGTCGGTGGCGCTCGTTACATTTCGACTGGTCGTGGTTTCGCCACAGCTCGTATTCCATTTTCTATTCTTTATTCCAGATTTGCTGGCTCGGCTATTTACATGGGTTCTAGATCTATGCTGATGTTGTTATTCAGTACCATTGCCCACTGGCAAGCTCCATTATTATGGTTCTGGGCCTCTCTGTCATCCCTAATGTTTTCACCATTCCTCTTCAACCCTCATCAATTCTCGTGGGAAGATTTTTTCTTAGATTACAGAGATTACATCAGATGGCTATCCAGAGGTAATAACAAATATCACAGAAACTCCTGGATTGGTTACGTCAGAATGTCTAGATCACGTATTACTGGTTTCAAGCGCAAGATGATTGGTGATGAATCCGAAAAGGCCGCCGGTGATGCACACAGAGCTCACAGAACCAACTTGATCTTCTCGGAAATAATTCCATGTGCTGTCTACGCTGCTGGTTGTTTTGTTGCgttcactttcatcaatgccCAGACGGGTGTCAAAACCACTGACGCTGACAGAGTCAATTCCACCTTGCGTGTTATTATTTGTACTTTGGCCCCAATTGTCATTGACCTTGGtgttttgttcttctgTATGGGTATGTCATGTTGCTCAGGTCCATTATTCGGCATGTGCTGCAAGAAAACCGGTTCAGTTATGGCTGGTATAGCTCATGGTATCGCGGTTGTAATTCACATTGcgttcttcatcgtcatgTGGGTCTTGGAAGGTTTCAACTTTGCAAGAATGTTGTTGGGTGTCGTCACCTGTATTCAATGTCAAAGGTTGATTTTCCAATGTATCACCGTTTTTATGTTGACTCGTGAATTTAAGAATGATCATGCAAACACTGCATTCTGGACTGGTAAATGGTATGGTTCTGGTATGGGTTACATGGCATGGACCCAGCCAAGTAGAGAAATGGCCGCTAAAGTGGTTGAACTATCAGAATTCGCCGCTGATTTCGTTCTAGGCCATGTTCTGTTGTTCTGTCAATTGCCGCTTTTGATCATTCCTGGTATTGACAAGTTCCATTCTATCATGTTATTTTGGTTGAAACCTTCTCGTCAAATCCGTCCTCCAATTTATTCTCTAAAGCAAACTCGTTTGCGTAAGCggatggtgaagaagtaCAGTGCACTATATTACATCATTCTACTGTTGTTTGCTGCCTGTATTGTTGGTCCAGCAGTCGCTTCAAGTAAGGTTGATCAGAATATCGGTAGCTCGCTGACTGGTACCTTTGCTAATCTTGTCCAACCAAGAAACAGAACAAATGACGATACCGGTAGTACAATGACGACACAATCCGGCCATTATTACTCATCGACACCTTCCATTGCGTCCTATTCAACCATTAAATGA
- the TDEL0D02790 gene encoding aldo-keto reductase superfamily protein, producing MNKKKTLVRGGELSGDRNIMAFHQEFFTLNNGNKIPAVAVVGTGTTWFKNEETESNFSKELVEQIKYALTLPGIVHLDAAECYNTYQELGQALRESPKPRDEIFITDKFSPTPKNHGGVLERFESGIKKMGVDYVDLYLIHSPLIEKEKNGVTLEEVWKDLEKLYEAGKAKNIGVSNFRVEDLQRILKVAKVKPQVNQIEFHVFLQNQTPGIVKFSQDNNIQLEAYTPLGPLQRKQSDAGDFYNYVEELAKKYGKTEAQVLLRWVTRRHVLPITTSSKPQRIQAAQDLFSFDLTDEEVKKITELGLKHKPLRLYWNDVWDQYNSEAQKP from the coding sequence atgaacaaaaaaaaaaccttGGTTCGAGGAGGGGAGTTAAGCGGAGACAGAAACATAATGGCATTTCATCAAGAGTTTTTCACTTTAAATAACGGTAACAAGATCCCTGCCgttgctgttgttggtACAGGTACCACATGGTTCAAGAACGAAGAGACCGAGAGtaatttctccaaagaatTGGTCGAGCAGATCAAGTATGCTTTGACCCTACCTGGAATTGTGCATTTGGATGCAGCCGAGTGTTACAATACATACCAAGAGCTTGGTCAGGCCTTGCGCGAGAGTCCCAAGCCAAGAGACGAGATTTTCATCACTGACAAGTTCTCCCCTACTCCAAAAAACCATGGCGGAGTGTTGGAAAGGTTTGAGTCTGgaatcaagaaaatgggAGTTGATTACGTGGACCTATACCTAATCCACAGCCCCTTAATTGAAAAGGAGAAGAATGGTGTTACCTTGGAAGAAGTGtggaaagatttggaaaaaCTGTACGAGGCTGGAAAGGCAAAGAACATTGGTGTGTCCAATTTCCGCGTTGAGGATTTGCAAaggattttgaaagtggcCAAAGTGAAGCCACAAGTTAATCAAATTGAATTTCACGTTTTCTTACAGAACCAGACCCCGGGAATCGTTAAATTTTCCCAAGACAACAATATCCAACTAGAAGCGTACACGCCATTAGGGccattgcaaagaaaacaatCCGATGCCGGCGATTTCTACAACTATGTCGAAGAGTTAGCTAAGAAATACGGCAAGACAGAGGCACAAGTGCTCTTGAGATGGGTCACTAGACGTCACGTGCTACCTATCACCACCAGCTCCAAACCACAAAGGATCCAAGCTGCTCAAGATCTATTCAGTTTCGATCTAACTGATGAggaagtgaagaagattacGGAACTAGGTTTGAAACACAAACCGCTCAGATTGTATTGGAATGACGTCTGGGACCAATACAACTCCGAGGCCCAGAAACCTTAG
- the IMO32 gene encoding Imo32p (similar to Saccharomyces cerevisiae YGR031W; ancestral locus Anc_4.172), which translates to MKREVTGATKAVQYHLKRTFSPLKAVASISSRRNYVRPVQVKLYSSDTSSKKVPAGPLFDHHNNTFRTTTSQGKYGSTQVLNEDLLSDSIPSVKLAFDLINDHTCQFIPEKASVIVLHGLFGNRMNNRTIGRELNELLERDVYLPDLRNHGASPHIGRHDYTAMALDVERFIRENILTHPDAKRPIIIGHSMGAKVAMSVVLRKPELCSMLVSIDNAPVATPPMNAFPRYTKKLLQIIEDPAMQTMQHADEALKAVEEKPVVRQFLLTVLQRVKDQETGKWRFKSRIPLGILNDAIVKGNMSNWEFNPWVHRFTGPSLFIRGTKSHYVADEYLADIGNFFPNFEVRDIDAGHWVNSEKPKECVRDIVEFVERHEDELKSSKIV; encoded by the coding sequence atgaaaagagaagTAACAGGTGCAACGAAAGCAGTCCAGTACCATTTGAAAAGAACTTTTTCCCCACTCAAAGCAGTAGCATCCATCTCAAGTCGTCGTAACTATGTGCGTCCGGTTCAGGTGAAATTGTATTCCTCAGATACTTCCTCGAAGAAAGTTCCTGCTGGACCACTGTTTGACCACCATAACAACACGTTTCGTACTACTACTTCACAGGGGAAATATGGATCTACACAAGTATTGAACGAAGATCTGCTATCAGATTCGATTCCCTCAGTGAAATTGGCTTTCGATCTGATTAACGACCATACTTGTCAATTTATCCCCGAGAAAGCTTCAGTGATTGTATTACATGGCCTTTTTGGGAACAGGATGAACAATAGAACAATCGGACGTGAATTGAACGAGTTGTTGGAACGTGATGTGTATTTGCCTGATTTGCGGAATCATGGTGCTTCACCTCACATTGGAAGACATGATTATACTGCAATGGCATTGGACGTAGAACGGTTTATTCGAGAGAATATTCTTACTCACCCAGATGCCAAGAGACCGATCATCATTGGACACTCTATGGGAGCTAAAGTTGCCATGAGTGTTGTGTTGAGGAAGCCAGAATTGTGTTCTATGCTTGTTAGTATCGACAATGCACCTGTGGCTACACCACCAATGAACGCTTTTCCACGTTATACCAAGAAACTCTTACAAATTATCGAGGATCCTGCCATGCAGACGATGCAGCATGCAGACGAAGCGCTAAAAgctgttgaagaaaaaccaGTGGTCAGACAGTTCCTACTGACCGTTTTACAAAGGgtcaaagatcaagaaaccGGAAAATGGCGGTTTAAGTCGAGGATTCCCTTGGGTATCCTGAACGATGCAATCGTTAAGGGCAACATGTCCAACTGGGAATTCAACCCATGGGTTCATCGTTTTACGGGTCCCTCTTTGTTCATCCGTGGTACGAAATCGCATTATGTGGCGGACGAGTACCTCGCGGACATAGGGAatttctttccaaattttgaagtCCGAGACATAGATGCTGGTCACTGGGTCAATAGTGAAAAGCCCAAGGAATGTGTACGAGACATTGTGGAGTTTGTCGAACGTCATGAGGATGAGTTGAAGAGCTCGAAGATTGTATAG